One region of Sphingomonas kaistensis genomic DNA includes:
- the hflC gene encoding protease modulator HflC yields the protein MDTLFRRPMLAAFVLLAVLITVLSSVVIVPETRQALIVQFGKPDRILNRTRSGEVIGGNGAGLAFKVPFFEDIVWIDKRVRDVDMERQMVLSTDQLRLEVDAFARYRVVDPLRMYIRARSEERVSDALRPILGSVLRNELGRRPFADLLSPERQGAMDSIRRNLDIIARQYGVQIIDVRIKRADLPDGTPLQSAYDRMKTAREQEARSIRATGARQAQVIRAEADAQAANTYAASFGKDPAFYDFYRAMQAYQRTFVGEDGKARPTNVILSPQNDFLREFTRGGER from the coding sequence ATCGACACCCTGTTCCGCCGGCCGATGCTGGCCGCCTTTGTCCTGCTGGCCGTGCTGATCACCGTGCTGTCGAGTGTGGTCATCGTGCCCGAAACGCGGCAAGCGCTGATCGTCCAGTTCGGCAAGCCGGACCGCATCCTCAACCGGACCCGCTCGGGCGAGGTGATCGGCGGCAACGGTGCGGGCCTCGCCTTCAAGGTCCCGTTCTTCGAGGACATCGTGTGGATCGACAAGCGCGTCCGCGACGTCGACATGGAGCGCCAGATGGTGCTGTCGACCGACCAGCTGCGGCTCGAGGTCGATGCCTTTGCCCGCTATCGCGTGGTCGATCCCCTGCGCATGTACATCCGCGCCCGTTCGGAAGAGCGGGTCAGCGACGCGCTTCGCCCGATCCTCGGCTCGGTGCTGAGGAACGAGCTTGGCCGCCGGCCCTTCGCCGACCTGCTCAGCCCCGAGCGCCAGGGTGCGATGGACAGCATCCGCCGCAACCTCGATATCATCGCCCGGCAATATGGCGTGCAGATCATCGACGTGCGGATCAAGCGCGCCGACCTGCCGGACGGCACCCCGCTGCAGTCGGCCTATGACCGGATGAAGACCGCGCGCGAGCAGGAAGCCCGCTCGATCCGTGCCACCGGCGCCCGTCAGGCCCAGGTGATCCGCGCCGAGGCCGACGCGCAGGCCGCCAACACCTATGCCGCCAGCTTCGGCAAGGATCCGGCCTTCTACGACTTCTACCGGGCCATGCAGGCCTATCAGCGGACCTTCGTCGGCGAGGACGGCAAGGCCCGTCCGACGAACGTAATCCTCTCTCCGCAGAATGATTTCCTGCGGGAATTCACCCGGGGGGGTGAGCGGTGA
- a CDS encoding DsbA family protein, protein MKALLAGLALLLAGPVAAAPAKPAAKMSPVTVIETGEGWTFGKAGAPLLAEYASYGCPHCGQFAGAIFPRVDGLVKAGKLRFAWRPFLIFPQDRATAVLTRCVAPARRLAFIEAVMAQQTEIKAALKAADDDETSRAALYEAELAGPISHAGALAKAAGLLPLAQKHGLTTMQASACLSNAAHHQWVTNADMTARLNGVTGTPTFMWKGAKIPTGTPDDLLAMLPQ, encoded by the coding sequence ATGAAAGCTCTCCTGGCGGGTCTCGCCCTGCTTCTTGCCGGCCCGGTCGCCGCAGCACCGGCCAAGCCGGCCGCCAAGATGTCGCCGGTCACCGTGATCGAAACCGGCGAAGGCTGGACCTTCGGCAAGGCCGGTGCGCCCCTGCTGGCCGAATATGCCAGCTATGGCTGCCCGCACTGCGGCCAGTTCGCCGGCGCCATCTTCCCTCGGGTCGACGGGCTGGTGAAGGCGGGCAAGCTGCGTTTTGCGTGGCGGCCGTTCCTGATCTTCCCCCAGGATCGCGCAACCGCCGTCCTGACCCGCTGCGTCGCGCCGGCCCGCCGGCTCGCCTTCATCGAGGCGGTGATGGCCCAGCAGACTGAGATCAAGGCCGCGCTCAAGGCCGCCGACGACGATGAAACGTCGCGCGCGGCCCTGTACGAAGCCGAGCTGGCCGGTCCGATTTCCCATGCCGGGGCGCTCGCGAAGGCCGCCGGGCTGCTGCCGCTGGCGCAGAAGCACGGCCTCACCACCATGCAGGCGAGCGCGTGCCTGTCGAACGCCGCCCACCATCAGTGGGTCACCAACGCCGACATGACCGCCCGCTTGAATGGCGTCACCGGAACACCGACATTCATGTGGAAGGGGGCAAAGATCCCCACTGGAACGCCGGACGATCTGCTCGCGATGCTGCCGCAATAG
- a CDS encoding Do family serine endopeptidase, with product MRYAYSVAAALLIGGSAFSIATGPVGAQVAQNAPAAMPPRGAPVSFADLAARLQPAVVNIQTKQRVPVRQGQTDPLAEFLRRFGQPGQGQGGGQGEAAPQTRESGSLGSGFFISADGYVVTNNHLIQGAGGTGTVDSVTVIMTDRRELPARIIGRDAASDLALLKVEGSGFPFVSWGDSQRARVGDWVMAIGNPYGLGGTVTAGIISALHRGITGAGAYDRYIQTDASINMGNSGGPMFDLDGNVIGVNSALISPTGASVGIGLAIPAELARPVIDSLRRGQRPQRGYLGISLLPIGESEAAALGIPRNQGELVRSVVPGQPAARAGIQQGDVIVRVSGREVTPDETASYLISLVTPGQRVPIEVIRDGRRVTVNTTVAQRPTDEELARISGATPEGQAFDPNDQNAPAVPAGQALGLSLQPLTADIARAVNVPAETRGLVVTNVDANSDAAEKGIRRGDVILSVNRQAVSSTAQVGAAVDAARRAGRTAVLLLVKRGPAPEGFIGVDIAR from the coding sequence GTGCGCTATGCCTATAGTGTCGCAGCGGCCCTGCTGATCGGCGGGAGCGCTTTCTCGATCGCCACCGGTCCGGTCGGTGCGCAGGTCGCCCAGAACGCCCCGGCGGCGATGCCGCCGCGCGGCGCGCCCGTATCCTTCGCCGACCTCGCCGCCCGGCTGCAGCCGGCAGTGGTCAACATCCAGACCAAGCAGCGCGTCCCGGTCCGCCAGGGCCAGACCGATCCGCTCGCCGAGTTCCTGCGCCGCTTCGGCCAGCCGGGGCAGGGCCAGGGCGGCGGTCAGGGCGAGGCCGCCCCGCAGACCCGCGAATCCGGTTCGCTCGGCTCGGGCTTCTTCATTTCCGCCGATGGCTATGTCGTCACCAACAACCACCTGATCCAGGGCGCCGGCGGGACCGGCACCGTGGACAGCGTGACCGTGATCATGACCGACCGGCGCGAGCTTCCCGCCCGGATCATCGGCCGCGACGCCGCCAGCGACCTCGCCCTGCTCAAGGTCGAAGGGTCGGGCTTCCCGTTCGTCAGCTGGGGCGACAGCCAGCGCGCCCGGGTCGGCGACTGGGTGATGGCGATCGGCAATCCCTATGGCCTTGGCGGCACCGTCACCGCCGGCATCATCTCGGCCCTGCACCGCGGGATCACCGGCGCCGGCGCCTACGATCGCTACATCCAGACCGATGCCAGCATCAACATGGGCAACTCCGGCGGCCCGATGTTCGACCTCGACGGCAACGTGATCGGCGTCAATTCGGCGCTGATCAGCCCGACCGGCGCAAGCGTCGGCATCGGCCTCGCCATCCCGGCCGAGCTTGCCCGCCCGGTGATCGACAGCCTCCGCCGCGGCCAGCGTCCGCAGCGCGGCTACCTCGGCATCAGCCTGCTTCCGATCGGCGAAAGCGAAGCGGCGGCGCTGGGCATCCCCCGCAATCAGGGCGAACTGGTTCGCTCGGTCGTCCCGGGCCAGCCCGCCGCCCGCGCCGGGATCCAGCAGGGTGACGTCATCGTCCGGGTCAGCGGCCGTGAGGTCACGCCCGATGAGACCGCTTCCTACCTCATCTCGCTGGTCACGCCCGGCCAGCGGGTCCCGATCGAAGTCATCCGCGACGGTCGCCGCGTGACGGTGAACACCACCGTGGCGCAGCGTCCGACCGACGAGGAACTGGCACGGATCAGCGGTGCGACGCCTGAAGGACAGGCGTTCGATCCCAATGACCAGAATGCCCCGGCGGTCCCGGCCGGTCAGGCGCTTGGCCTCTCGCTCCAGCCGTTGACGGCGGACATTGCGCGTGCCGTCAACGTGCCCGCCGAGACGCGCGGCCTGGTCGTCACCAATGTCGATGCCAACAGCGACGCCGCCGAGAAGGGAATCCGCCGCGGCGACGTCATCCTCTCGGTCAATCGCCAGGCCGTCAGCTCCACGGCGCAGGTCGGCGCGGCGGTCGATGCGGCCCGCCGCGCAGGGCGCACGGCCGTGCTGCTGCTGGTCAAGCGCGGCCCGGCGCCGGAAGGCTTCATCGGCGTCGATATCGCCCGCTAA
- the hflK gene encoding FtsH protease activity modulator HflK — protein MNMTPGWAARARGLFADNKGPWGSGTGSTPPPTNGGGDNPTPGNPGPASPWGTPGPGRPRGPGASVTSLDDFLARGRARFGGGGGRGAAGPPSKSLIGWGLLAVVLLWLLFTSFHRIAPEERGVVTQVGRYSRTLGPGIGFTLPSPLERVQKVDVENIRNIDLGSTSTETLMLTGDQNIIDIAYSVRWNVRDPELFLFEIQNPEETIQQVAESAMRAALSGVTLDQAIGEGRGEIENRVQENMQRILDSYKSGVLIQGVAVKQADPPAAVNDAFKAVSAAQQAAQSDINQARAYALQLAQLSQGEATAFDKVYEQYRLAPEVTRRRMYYETMERVLQNVDKTIVEAPGVTPYLPLNQTRPPAAAISEPGAQAPNAGAGR, from the coding sequence ATGAACATGACACCGGGGTGGGCAGCACGCGCGCGCGGCCTTTTTGCCGACAACAAGGGTCCTTGGGGATCGGGCACCGGCTCGACTCCTCCTCCCACCAATGGCGGGGGCGATAATCCCACCCCCGGCAACCCGGGGCCGGCAAGCCCGTGGGGGACGCCCGGCCCGGGCCGTCCACGCGGTCCGGGCGCAAGCGTCACCAGCCTCGATGATTTCCTTGCCCGTGGCCGCGCCCGCTTCGGCGGCGGCGGTGGCCGCGGCGCTGCCGGACCGCCCAGCAAGTCGCTGATCGGCTGGGGCCTGCTCGCAGTGGTCCTGCTGTGGCTGCTGTTCACCAGCTTCCACCGCATCGCCCCCGAAGAACGCGGCGTCGTCACCCAGGTCGGCCGCTACAGCCGCACGCTCGGCCCCGGCATCGGCTTCACCCTGCCCAGCCCGCTCGAGCGGGTGCAGAAGGTCGATGTCGAGAACATCCGCAACATCGACCTCGGCTCGACCTCGACCGAGACGCTAATGCTGACCGGCGACCAGAACATCATCGACATCGCTTATTCGGTCCGCTGGAACGTGCGCGATCCCGAGCTCTTCCTGTTTGAGATCCAGAATCCCGAGGAAACCATCCAGCAGGTCGCCGAAAGCGCGATGCGGGCGGCACTGTCGGGCGTCACCCTCGACCAGGCGATCGGCGAAGGCCGCGGCGAGATCGAGAACCGGGTGCAGGAAAACATGCAGCGCATCCTCGACAGCTACAAGTCGGGAGTCCTGATCCAGGGCGTCGCGGTCAAGCAGGCCGATCCCCCCGCCGCCGTCAACGACGCCTTCAAGGCGGTCAGCGCGGCGCAGCAGGCCGCCCAGAGCGATATCAACCAGGCCCGCGCCTACGCACTCCAGCTGGCGCAGCTCAGCCAGGGTGAAGCGACCGCGTTCGACAAGGTCTACGAACAATATCGGCTCGCCCCCGAGGTGACCCGCCGCCGCATGTATTACGAGACCATGGAGCGCGTCCTGCAGAACGTCGACAAGACCATCGTCGAGGCGCCGGGCGTGACGCCCTACCTGCCGCTGAACCAGACCCGTCCGCCGGCCGCAGCGATCAGCGAGCCCGGTGCACAGGCGCCCAACGCGGGAGCCGGCCGATGA
- a CDS encoding TldD/PmbA family protein: MLSEPQAADLAAALVEAARKAGASSADAMIGISRSSGISVRLGELEDIDHSESFEVSLRLFYGARSATVSSASLDSAGFAELAERAIAMARQAPEDPYAGLADPALLGSGVGDDLGLFDPTVAPLSDLEARAREAEQAARAVAGVSNSNGASAGSGQNLVALATSTGFARATRSSYFSCSASVIAGDAGALQRDYASHSSRFLADLDAAEEIGRKAGERAAARLNPVRPPSGACPVFFDPRVSSSLLGHFVAAVTGSAIARKTSFLQDALGTRLFGPGIIIRDDPLRPRGLRSRAFDGEGLPCRPLDLVADGVLTSWLATSADARQLGIAPTGHAGRSVGGSPGAGPSNLMLLPGGRSREELLASVPRAILVTELIGQGVNPVTGDYSRGAAGFLVEGGEIGAAVAEITIAGNLRQMFATLEPASDLELRRGIDAPTLLVPELTVASA, encoded by the coding sequence ATGTTGAGCGAACCCCAAGCCGCCGATCTCGCCGCCGCCCTGGTCGAAGCCGCCCGCAAGGCCGGTGCCTCTTCCGCCGACGCGATGATCGGGATCAGCCGCTCGAGCGGCATTTCGGTCCGCCTGGGCGAGCTCGAGGACATCGACCACAGCGAATCGTTCGAGGTGTCGCTGCGCCTGTTCTATGGAGCCCGCTCGGCCACGGTTTCCTCCGCCAGCCTCGATTCCGCCGGTTTCGCCGAACTGGCCGAGCGGGCGATCGCCATGGCCCGCCAGGCGCCCGAGGATCCCTATGCCGGCCTCGCCGATCCGGCCTTGCTCGGAAGCGGCGTCGGCGACGACCTCGGCCTGTTCGATCCTACCGTTGCGCCGCTGTCGGACCTCGAGGCCCGTGCCCGGGAGGCCGAGCAGGCCGCCCGCGCCGTCGCCGGGGTCAGCAACAGCAATGGCGCGTCGGCCGGCTCCGGCCAGAACCTCGTCGCGCTGGCCACCTCGACCGGCTTCGCCCGCGCCACCCGCTCCAGCTACTTCAGCTGCTCGGCAAGCGTGATCGCGGGCGACGCCGGAGCGCTCCAGCGCGATTATGCCTCGCACAGCAGCCGCTTCCTCGCCGACCTCGACGCGGCGGAAGAGATCGGTCGCAAGGCCGGTGAGCGGGCGGCGGCGCGGCTCAACCCGGTGCGGCCGCCCTCGGGCGCCTGCCCGGTCTTCTTCGATCCGCGAGTATCCTCCTCGCTGCTCGGCCACTTTGTCGCCGCGGTCACCGGCAGCGCCATCGCGCGCAAGACCAGCTTCCTCCAGGACGCCCTCGGCACCCGGCTGTTCGGCCCAGGCATCATCATCCGCGACGATCCCTTGCGCCCGCGCGGCCTGCGCAGCCGGGCGTTCGACGGCGAAGGGCTGCCGTGCCGGCCGCTCGACCTGGTCGCCGACGGGGTGCTGACCAGCTGGCTCGCGACCAGCGCCGATGCCCGGCAGCTCGGGATCGCGCCGACCGGTCATGCCGGCCGCTCGGTCGGCGGAAGCCCCGGGGCAGGTCCGTCCAACCTGATGCTCCTTCCAGGCGGCAGGAGCCGCGAGGAGCTGCTCGCCTCCGTCCCCCGCGCGATCCTCGTCACCGAGCTGATCGGCCAGGGCGTCAATCCGGTGACCGGCGACTACAGCCGCGGCGCCGCAGGCTTCCTGGTCGAAGGCGGCGAGATCGGCGCCGCAGTCGCCGAGATCACCATCGCCGGCAATCTCAGGCAGATGTTCGCCACGCTGGAACCGGCGAGCGACCTCGAACTACGCCGCGGGATCGATGCGCCGACCCTTCTGGTGCCCGAGTTGACGGTGGCGAGCGCCTAG
- a CDS encoding sterol desaturase family protein, translating into MTLKDLWVAYFQYPAIIGYLALTAVSVAVWARYPATLVQTATAAALVLVLYPLVWYCLHRWVLHSNWMFKFPFLASTWKRIHYDHHQDPNHLEVLFGALHTTLPTIALVTVPVGYAVGGVGGGAAALATGLLTTCVYEFVHCIQHLAYKPKSKLIAEMKKRHMAHHFHDESGNYGITSYFWDRLLGTFYDRPERPAKSPTVFNLGYTEEVATRYPWVKKLSGGIVATGHPRKRGDNHAPEREAA; encoded by the coding sequence ATGACCCTCAAGGACCTGTGGGTCGCTTACTTCCAGTATCCGGCGATCATCGGCTATCTCGCGCTGACCGCGGTGAGCGTGGCCGTCTGGGCCCGCTATCCCGCGACCCTGGTCCAGACCGCGACTGCGGCGGCGCTGGTACTCGTCCTCTATCCGCTGGTCTGGTACTGCCTGCACCGCTGGGTGCTGCACAGCAACTGGATGTTCAAGTTCCCCTTCCTGGCGTCGACCTGGAAGCGGATCCATTATGACCATCACCAGGATCCCAACCACCTCGAAGTGCTGTTCGGCGCGCTCCACACCACGCTTCCGACCATCGCCCTGGTGACGGTGCCAGTCGGCTATGCGGTGGGCGGCGTCGGCGGCGGCGCGGCGGCGCTTGCGACCGGCCTGCTGACCACCTGCGTGTACGAGTTCGTGCACTGCATCCAGCACCTCGCCTACAAGCCGAAGTCGAAGCTCATCGCCGAGATGAAGAAGCGTCACATGGCGCATCACTTCCACGACGAGAGCGGCAATTACGGCATCACCAGCTACTTCTGGGACCGCCTGCTCGGCACCTTCTACGACCGGCCCGAGCGCCCGGCCAAGAGCCCGACCGTGTTCAACCTCGGCTACACCGAGGAAGTCGCGACGCGCTATCCGTGGGTGAAGAAGCTGTCGGGCGGGATCGTCGCCACCGGCCACCCGCGCAAGCGCGGCGACAATCACGCGCCGGAGCGCGAAGCGGCCTGA
- a CDS encoding helicase HerA-like domain-containing protein gives MASIFIGAHTGGSQPQQLELKRANRHGLIAGATGTGKTVTLQGLVEGFSAAGVPTFVADVKGDLAGLAIAGSPTAKTHEIFAARAAELGMTDWQYRDCPVQFWDLFGEQGHPIRTTVSEMGPLLLARLMNLNDVQEGVLTIAFHVADKEGLLILDLDDLQAMLVACGERADELTLEYGNVAKPTIGAIQRSLLQLRSQGGDHFFGEPALDLEDFLKLGEDGRGIVNILAADKLMASPRLYSTFLLWLLSELFELLPEIGDSDKPKLCFFFDEAHLLFDDAPPALLEKVEQVVRLIRSKGVGVYFITQNPIDIPDKVAGQLGNRVQHALRAFTPRDQAAVRSAAETFRANPDVDVATAITELKVGEALVSLLLPDGSPSPVERTLIQPPATRVGPLSAQERAIFVGTDAIGSKYDTLIDRDSAEEILKAKASEASAAAEAARADKEDAKAAALQAKEDARLAKEQARADALAQREAERLRRESERQAERERVAAEREAARQAREAARPTMFDKAVQSAARSAASSVGRQLGGRLLRGILGGLLK, from the coding sequence ATGGCCAGCATCTTCATCGGCGCGCACACTGGCGGAAGCCAACCGCAACAGCTCGAACTCAAGCGGGCCAACCGCCATGGCCTGATCGCCGGAGCGACCGGAACCGGCAAGACGGTCACTCTGCAGGGGCTGGTCGAAGGGTTCAGCGCCGCCGGGGTCCCGACCTTTGTCGCCGACGTGAAGGGCGACCTTGCCGGCCTCGCCATCGCCGGCTCCCCGACCGCCAAGACCCACGAGATCTTCGCTGCAAGGGCCGCCGAACTCGGCATGACCGACTGGCAGTATCGCGATTGCCCGGTCCAGTTCTGGGACCTGTTCGGCGAGCAGGGCCATCCGATCCGCACCACCGTCAGCGAGATGGGGCCGCTGCTGCTGGCCCGGCTGATGAACCTCAACGATGTGCAGGAAGGCGTCCTCACCATCGCCTTCCACGTCGCCGACAAGGAAGGCCTGCTGATCCTCGACCTCGACGACCTGCAGGCGATGCTGGTCGCGTGCGGGGAGCGGGCGGACGAGCTGACCCTCGAATATGGCAATGTCGCCAAGCCCACCATCGGCGCCATCCAGCGCAGCCTGCTTCAGCTCCGCTCCCAGGGCGGCGACCATTTCTTCGGCGAGCCGGCGCTCGACCTCGAGGACTTCCTGAAGCTCGGCGAGGACGGCCGCGGGATCGTCAACATCCTAGCCGCCGACAAGTTGATGGCCTCCCCGCGGCTCTATTCGACCTTCCTGCTGTGGCTGCTGAGCGAGCTGTTCGAACTGCTCCCCGAGATCGGCGACAGCGACAAGCCCAAGCTCTGCTTCTTCTTCGACGAAGCCCACCTGCTGTTCGACGATGCTCCGCCCGCCCTGCTGGAAAAGGTCGAGCAGGTGGTGCGCCTGATCCGCTCCAAGGGCGTCGGCGTCTACTTCATCACCCAGAACCCGATCGACATCCCCGACAAGGTCGCGGGCCAGCTCGGCAACCGCGTCCAGCACGCCCTGCGCGCCTTTACCCCGCGCGACCAGGCCGCGGTCCGGAGCGCCGCCGAAACCTTCCGCGCCAATCCTGACGTCGACGTCGCCACCGCGATCACCGAGCTGAAGGTCGGCGAGGCGTTGGTGTCGTTGCTGCTGCCCGACGGCAGCCCCTCGCCGGTCGAGCGCACCTTGATCCAACCGCCGGCCACGCGGGTCGGTCCGCTGTCCGCGCAGGAACGCGCCATCTTCGTCGGCACCGACGCCATCGGCAGCAAATATGACACGCTGATCGACCGCGACAGCGCCGAGGAGATCCTCAAGGCCAAGGCCAGTGAGGCATCCGCCGCCGCCGAGGCCGCGCGGGCCGACAAGGAAGACGCCAAGGCCGCCGCGCTGCAGGCCAAGGAGGATGCCCGGCTCGCCAAGGAACAGGCCCGCGCCGACGCACTCGCCCAGCGCGAGGCCGAGCGGCTGCGGCGCGAAAGCGAGCGCCAGGCCGAGCGCGAGCGGGTGGCGGCCGAGCGCGAAGCCGCGCGCCAGGCCCGCGAAGCCGCCCGCCCGACCATGTTCGACAAGGCGGTGCAGTCCGCCGCCCGCTCCGCCGCTTCCTCGGTCGGCCGCCAGCTCGGCGGTCGCCTGCTGCGCGGGATTCTCGGCGGCCTCCTCAAGTAA
- a CDS encoding P-loop NTPase — MTLDPQSFGPDAARLRSVRLVGGVATLVVDATGLGDTDRAALEARLKAIALGQPEVDEARVAMTASKAAGPKLIAVGSGKGGVGKSTVSVNLAIALARLGHKVGIIDADIYGPSQPTLLGTNERPEARDKKLIPVEAQGVRLLSVGQLVSPGHALAWRGPMASGALAQLVEGDWTGTELIIVDLPPGTGDVQLSLIQKSRPVGAVVVSTPQDLALIDARRAIDLFGKTSVPVLGIIENMAGYQCPSCGETSDPFGSGGAEAAAGELGVPFLGRLPLSASLRAESDAGRPPAAGEGPAAAAFRTLAEAVLAQLDG, encoded by the coding sequence ATGACCCTTGATCCACAATCGTTCGGCCCCGACGCGGCGCGCCTTCGTTCGGTCCGCCTGGTGGGCGGCGTTGCGACCCTGGTGGTGGATGCCACCGGCCTGGGCGACACGGACCGGGCCGCGCTCGAGGCGCGGCTCAAGGCAATCGCGCTGGGGCAGCCCGAAGTCGACGAGGCGCGGGTGGCGATGACCGCAAGCAAGGCCGCGGGGCCGAAGCTGATCGCGGTCGGGTCGGGCAAGGGCGGGGTCGGCAAGTCGACCGTGTCGGTCAACCTCGCGATCGCGCTGGCGCGGCTGGGGCACAAGGTCGGGATCATCGACGCCGACATCTACGGCCCGTCGCAGCCGACCCTGCTCGGCACCAACGAGCGTCCGGAGGCGCGGGACAAGAAGTTGATCCCGGTCGAGGCGCAGGGGGTCAGACTGCTGTCGGTCGGACAGCTGGTCAGCCCGGGCCACGCGCTGGCCTGGCGCGGACCGATGGCGTCGGGCGCGCTGGCGCAGCTGGTCGAGGGGGACTGGACCGGCACCGAGCTGATCATCGTCGACCTGCCGCCCGGCACTGGAGACGTGCAACTGTCGCTGATCCAGAAGTCACGGCCGGTGGGCGCCGTGGTGGTCTCAACCCCGCAGGACCTCGCCCTGATCGACGCGCGGCGGGCGATCGACCTGTTCGGCAAGACCAGCGTCCCGGTGCTGGGGATCATCGAGAATATGGCGGGCTACCAATGCCCAAGCTGCGGTGAGACCTCGGATCCGTTCGGCAGCGGCGGGGCGGAAGCGGCGGCGGGGGAACTGGGCGTGCCCTTCCTCGGACGCCTGCCGCTATCGGCCAGCCTGCGCGCCGAGAGCGACGCGGGGCGCCCTCCTGCGGCGGGGGAGGGACCGGCGGCGGCGGCGTTCCGGACGCTTGCGGAGGCCGTGCTGGCGCAGCTGGACGGCTAG
- the ubiA gene encoding 4-hydroxybenzoate octaprenyltransferase, translating into MTNLDLVPDSERVGLIGALPASARPYASLMRVDRPIGTWLLYWPCAWGMLLAGVDGRWSLLLWFLLGAFAMRSAGCVYNDLVDRDLDSRVARTRLRPLASGRVSVRAAWVLIALLCLIGLVVLFQLAAVAQVTALASVALVAAYPFMKRITWWPQAWLGLVFSWGALVGWASIARGLDPAGWWLWVGSVFWVVGYDTLYAIQDKEDDALVGVRSSARRLGRNAPLGVGLFYLVALGGWGIAIWLVRPEPLALLALAPAALHLLGQVLRADADDGDKALALFRSNRFTGLLLALGFAAVGLSSAA; encoded by the coding sequence GTGACCAACCTCGACCTCGTCCCCGACAGTGAGCGCGTCGGCCTGATCGGCGCCCTCCCCGCGTCGGCCCGGCCCTACGCCAGCCTGATGCGGGTCGACCGCCCGATCGGCACTTGGCTGCTCTACTGGCCCTGCGCCTGGGGGATGCTGCTCGCTGGTGTCGACGGCCGCTGGAGCCTGCTGCTGTGGTTCCTGCTCGGCGCCTTCGCGATGCGGTCGGCCGGCTGCGTCTACAACGACCTGGTCGATCGCGACCTCGACTCCAGGGTCGCCCGCACCCGGCTTCGCCCGCTCGCCAGCGGGCGGGTCAGCGTTCGCGCGGCCTGGGTGCTGATCGCGCTGCTCTGCCTGATCGGGCTGGTGGTGTTGTTCCAGCTTGCGGCGGTGGCCCAGGTTACCGCGCTCGCCAGTGTCGCCCTGGTCGCGGCCTACCCTTTCATGAAGCGGATCACCTGGTGGCCGCAGGCGTGGCTCGGCCTGGTGTTCAGCTGGGGCGCGCTGGTCGGCTGGGCAAGCATCGCCCGCGGCCTCGACCCGGCGGGCTGGTGGCTGTGGGTCGGAAGCGTGTTCTGGGTGGTCGGCTACGACACGCTCTACGCCATCCAGGACAAGGAGGATGACGCGCTGGTCGGGGTCCGCTCCTCGGCCCGCCGCCTCGGCCGCAACGCGCCGCTCGGCGTCGGCCTCTTCTACCTCGTCGCGCTGGGTGGATGGGGCATTGCGATCTGGCTGGTCCGGCCCGAACCGCTCGCCCTGCTCGCCCTCGCCCCCGCCGCGCTTCACCTCCTCGGCCAGGTCCTGCGGGCCGATGCCGATGACGGCGACAAGGCGCTCGCCCTGTTCCGCTCCAACCGCTTCACCGGGCTGCTGCTGGCGCTCGGCTTCGCCGCCGTAGGGTTGAGTAGCGCCGCCTAA